A portion of the Streptomyces platensis genome contains these proteins:
- the scy gene encoding polarized growth protein Scy: MRGNDRYEADDHLSQFEAEMERLKTERDKAVQHADDLGYQVEVLRAKLHEARRNLATRPAYDNVSHQAEQLLRNAQIQADQLRTDAERELREARAQTQRLLQEQAERQSRLEAELHAEAVTRRQRLDEELNERRQTVESHVNENVAWAEQLRARTESQARRLMEESRREAEQALAAARAEAQRLAEQARERLGTEAAEARTEAESILRRARTDAERLLNAASTQAQEATDQAEQLRTSVGTESEEARRQAAELTRTAEARIQEADKALREARAEAEKLVDEAQQSATKRLTAAESDNEQRTRTAKAEIARLVGEATKEAEALKAEAEQLRSDARTEAERLLAEAQETARSQVAEDSAAQLAKAARSAEEVLTKASEDAKATTKAAAEEAERLRKEAESEADRLREEAHDTVAQLKGAAKDDTKEYRAKTVELQEEARRLRGEAEQLRADAVAEGERIRGEARREAVQQIEEAAGTAEELLAKAKSDAEETRSGAVAESERVRTEAIERASALRRQAEEALERARSEAEELLTEGAQAAEMVTTEAEASAARLREEAEQAAEERRAEAQDELDRLHREAEEKVTAAERSLRDARAEAERLRRETQEDAARLKAESAERRRTLQQQAEEEAERLRAEAASDASTARAEAESVAERLRTEASAEAERLKTEAQETADRVRAEAATAAERTGAEAAQALAAAQEEAARRRREAEQLLGEAREEAHQERTAAREQSEELLASARTRVSEAQEEAQRLVEEADRRAGELVAAAEQTAQQVRDSVAGLHEQAGEEIAGLRSAAEHAAERTRTEAQDEADRIRKDAYEERERASEDAARARAEAQEATEAAKALAERAVSEAIEEADGLRAEAAGALDEARRDANTARTEAAEQADQLVSAATAQAEKLVADATAKAQQLRTDASDALAAGEQDAARARAEARDDANRMRSDAAEQADRLITEARTEAERIVTEATELTSSAQDDADRTVQEAQQAADQLRAEGEQQAHRLVTEATEKAERLRAEAAEVLEEARRNADHTGDEARKAANKTRSDAAEQADELMSEAATEAERLRTEAAETTADAERDADRTRADAREQADRMLATATAEADRLRAEAAETVTAAQEHANRTRNESAKLKEDAEAAAEQTRTEAQQEADRLLDEARKDAAKRRADAAEQADQLVTKAQEEALNAATAAEEQADTMVGAARKEAERLVSEATADGNARVEKARTDANTLLEEARRDATGIRDRAEELRQRIESEVEELHERARRESAETMKNAGERVDKLIAQATAQQVEAEEKADRMVADANSEASKVRISAVKKAESLIKEAENKKAAAVRDAERMRSEAEAEAERIVDEGKRELEVLVRRREDINAEISRVQDVLEALESFEAPGGGGEGKGGGVKAAAGAGATRSSGKQSEG; this comes from the coding sequence GTGCGGGGCAACGACCGCTACGAGGCTGACGACCACCTCTCGCAGTTCGAGGCCGAGATGGAGCGGCTGAAGACGGAGCGGGACAAGGCCGTTCAGCACGCCGACGACCTCGGCTATCAGGTCGAGGTGCTGCGCGCCAAGCTCCATGAGGCGCGCCGCAACCTCGCGACCCGCCCTGCCTACGACAACGTCAGTCATCAGGCCGAACAGCTGCTGCGCAACGCGCAGATCCAGGCGGACCAGCTGCGTACCGATGCCGAGCGTGAGCTGCGCGAGGCACGGGCACAGACCCAGCGGCTGCTCCAGGAGCAGGCCGAACGGCAGTCCCGGCTGGAGGCCGAGCTGCACGCCGAGGCGGTCACCCGCCGGCAGCGGCTCGACGAGGAGCTCAACGAGCGCCGGCAGACCGTCGAATCGCATGTCAACGAGAACGTCGCCTGGGCCGAACAACTGCGGGCCCGTACGGAGTCGCAGGCCCGCCGGCTCATGGAGGAGTCCCGCAGGGAGGCCGAGCAGGCGCTGGCCGCCGCGCGGGCCGAGGCCCAGCGGCTGGCCGAACAGGCCCGGGAGCGGCTCGGCACCGAGGCCGCGGAGGCCCGTACCGAAGCGGAAAGCATCCTGCGCCGGGCGCGTACGGACGCCGAGCGGCTGCTGAACGCCGCCTCCACCCAGGCTCAGGAGGCCACCGACCAGGCCGAGCAGCTGCGCACCAGCGTCGGCACCGAGTCGGAGGAGGCCCGCCGGCAGGCCGCGGAGCTGACCCGTACCGCCGAGGCCCGCATCCAGGAGGCGGACAAGGCGCTGCGCGAGGCGCGCGCCGAGGCGGAGAAGCTGGTCGACGAGGCGCAGCAGAGCGCCACCAAGCGGCTGACGGCGGCCGAGTCGGACAACGAGCAGCGCACCCGTACGGCCAAGGCGGAGATCGCCCGGCTGGTCGGTGAGGCCACCAAGGAGGCCGAGGCGCTCAAGGCCGAGGCCGAGCAACTGCGGTCCGACGCCCGCACGGAGGCCGAGCGGCTGCTCGCCGAGGCGCAGGAGACCGCCCGGTCCCAGGTGGCGGAGGACTCCGCGGCCCAGCTGGCGAAGGCCGCGCGCAGCGCCGAGGAGGTGCTGACCAAGGCGTCGGAGGACGCCAAGGCCACCACCAAGGCCGCCGCCGAGGAGGCCGAACGGCTGCGCAAGGAGGCCGAGTCCGAGGCGGACCGGCTGCGCGAAGAGGCCCACGACACCGTGGCGCAGCTCAAGGGCGCGGCCAAGGACGACACCAAGGAGTACCGCGCCAAGACCGTCGAACTCCAGGAGGAGGCACGGCGGCTGCGCGGCGAGGCCGAGCAGCTGCGCGCGGACGCGGTCGCCGAGGGCGAGCGGATCCGCGGCGAGGCCCGCCGGGAGGCGGTCCAGCAGATCGAGGAGGCGGCCGGGACCGCCGAGGAGCTGCTGGCGAAGGCCAAGTCCGACGCCGAGGAGACCCGTTCGGGCGCCGTCGCGGAGAGCGAGCGGGTGCGGACGGAGGCCATCGAGCGGGCCTCGGCGCTGCGCCGGCAGGCCGAGGAGGCGCTGGAGCGCGCCCGTTCGGAGGCCGAGGAGCTGCTCACCGAGGGCGCCCAGGCCGCGGAGATGGTGACCACCGAGGCGGAGGCGTCCGCCGCCCGGCTGCGCGAGGAGGCCGAACAGGCCGCCGAGGAGCGGCGCGCCGAGGCGCAGGACGAACTGGACCGGCTGCACCGCGAGGCGGAGGAGAAGGTCACCGCCGCCGAGCGGTCGCTGCGCGACGCCCGCGCCGAGGCGGAGCGACTGCGCCGGGAGACGCAGGAGGACGCGGCCCGGCTCAAGGCCGAGTCGGCGGAGCGGCGCCGGACGCTTCAGCAGCAGGCCGAGGAGGAGGCCGAGCGGCTGCGGGCCGAGGCCGCGTCGGACGCGTCGACGGCGCGGGCCGAGGCCGAGTCGGTGGCCGAGCGGCTGCGCACCGAGGCGTCGGCGGAGGCCGAGCGGCTCAAGACGGAGGCCCAGGAGACCGCGGACCGGGTCCGTGCCGAGGCGGCGACGGCCGCCGAGCGTACGGGCGCGGAGGCGGCGCAGGCGCTCGCCGCGGCCCAGGAGGAGGCCGCGCGGCGGCGCCGGGAGGCCGAGCAACTGCTGGGCGAGGCCCGCGAGGAGGCCCACCAGGAGCGCACCGCGGCGCGCGAGCAGAGCGAGGAGCTGCTGGCGTCGGCCCGTACGCGGGTGAGCGAGGCCCAGGAGGAGGCCCAGCGGCTGGTCGAGGAGGCGGACCGGCGCGCGGGCGAGCTGGTGGCGGCGGCCGAGCAGACCGCGCAGCAGGTGCGGGACTCGGTCGCGGGGCTGCACGAGCAGGCCGGTGAGGAGATCGCCGGGCTGCGTTCGGCGGCCGAGCACGCCGCGGAGCGCACCAGGACCGAGGCACAGGACGAGGCGGACCGGATCCGCAAGGACGCCTACGAGGAGCGGGAGCGCGCCTCGGAGGACGCGGCGCGGGCCCGTGCGGAGGCGCAGGAGGCGACGGAGGCCGCGAAGGCCCTCGCGGAGCGGGCGGTTTCCGAGGCCATCGAGGAGGCCGACGGGCTGCGCGCCGAGGCGGCCGGGGCGCTGGACGAGGCACGCCGGGACGCCAACACGGCGCGGACCGAGGCCGCCGAGCAGGCCGACCAGCTGGTGTCGGCGGCGACCGCCCAGGCCGAGAAGCTGGTGGCGGACGCCACGGCGAAGGCGCAGCAGCTGCGTACCGACGCCTCGGACGCACTGGCGGCCGGCGAGCAGGACGCGGCGCGGGCCCGTGCCGAGGCGCGGGACGACGCGAACCGGATGCGTTCGGACGCCGCGGAGCAGGCGGACCGGCTGATCACCGAGGCGCGCACCGAGGCCGAACGGATTGTCACCGAGGCCACCGAGCTGACGTCTTCGGCGCAGGACGACGCGGACCGTACGGTCCAGGAGGCCCAGCAGGCCGCCGATCAGCTGCGGGCCGAGGGCGAGCAGCAGGCGCACCGCCTGGTGACGGAGGCGACCGAGAAGGCGGAGCGGCTGCGGGCCGAGGCGGCCGAGGTGCTGGAGGAGGCCCGCCGGAACGCGGACCACACCGGCGACGAGGCGCGCAAGGCGGCCAACAAGACGCGTTCGGACGCCGCGGAGCAGGCCGACGAGCTGATGTCGGAGGCCGCGACCGAGGCCGAGCGGCTGCGCACGGAGGCGGCGGAGACCACCGCGGACGCCGAGCGGGACGCGGACCGTACCCGGGCCGACGCCCGGGAGCAGGCGGACCGGATGCTCGCGACGGCCACCGCGGAGGCGGACCGGCTGCGGGCGGAGGCGGCCGAGACGGTCACCGCCGCGCAGGAGCACGCCAACCGCACCCGTAACGAGTCCGCGAAGCTCAAGGAGGACGCCGAGGCGGCCGCCGAGCAGACCCGGACGGAGGCCCAGCAGGAGGCGGACCGGCTGCTCGACGAGGCGCGCAAGGACGCCGCCAAGCGCCGCGCGGACGCGGCCGAGCAGGCGGACCAGCTCGTCACCAAGGCCCAGGAGGAGGCGCTCAACGCGGCCACCGCCGCCGAGGAACAGGCCGACACCATGGTCGGGGCGGCCCGCAAGGAAGCCGAGCGGCTGGTCTCGGAGGCGACGGCCGACGGCAATGCGCGGGTGGAGAAGGCCCGTACGGACGCGAACACGCTGCTGGAAGAGGCCCGCCGCGACGCCACCGGCATCCGGGACCGCGCCGAGGAGCTGCGCCAGCGGATCGAGTCCGAGGTCGAGGAACTGCACGAGCGGGCCCGCCGGGAGTCGGCGGAGACGATGAAGAACGCCGGCGAGCGGGTCGACAAGCTCATCGCGCAGGCCACCGCCCAGCAGGTCGAGGCCGAGGAGAAGGCCGACCGGATGGTGGCGGACGCGAACAGCGAGGCGAGCAAGGTCCGGATCTCGGCGGTGAAGAAGGCCGAGAGCCTGATCAAGGAGGCCGAGAACAAGAAGGCGGCGGCGGTGCGCGACGCGGAGCGGATGCGCAGCGAGGCCGAGGCGGAGGCCGAACGGATCGTGGACGAGGGCAAGCGGGAGCTGGAGGTGCTGGTGCGCCGCCGGGAGGACATCAACGCCGAAATCTCCCGCGTCCAGGACGTTCTGGAAGCGCTGGAATCGTTCGAGGCACCCGGCGGGGGCGGGGAAGGAAAGGGCGGCGGTGTGAAGGCAGCCGCGGGAGCGGGGGCAACTCGTTCGAGTGGCAAGCAGTCTGAGGGGTAG
- the mce gene encoding methylmalonyl-CoA epimerase translates to MLTRIDHIGIACFDLDKTVEFYRATYGFEVFHTEVNEEQGVREAMLKINETSDGGASYLQLLEPTREDSAVGKWLAKNGEGVHHIAFGTADVDGDSEAIRGKGVRVLYDEPRTGSMGSRITFLHPKDCHGVLTELVTAAPTTPTDH, encoded by the coding sequence ATGCTGACGCGAATCGACCACATCGGGATCGCCTGTTTCGACCTCGACAAGACTGTCGAGTTCTACCGTGCCACGTATGGCTTCGAGGTGTTCCACACCGAGGTCAACGAGGAGCAGGGAGTCCGGGAAGCCATGCTCAAGATCAATGAGACCTCCGACGGCGGAGCCTCGTATTTGCAGCTCCTGGAGCCCACCCGCGAGGACTCCGCGGTGGGCAAGTGGCTTGCCAAGAACGGCGAGGGGGTGCACCACATCGCCTTCGGCACCGCGGACGTCGACGGCGACTCCGAGGCCATCCGGGGCAAGGGTGTCCGGGTGCTCTACGACGAGCCCAGGACCGGCTCGATGGGCTCCCGGATCACCTTCCTGCACCCCAAGGATTGTCATGGAGTGCTCACCGAACTCGTCACCGCGGCGCCGACCACCCCGACGGACCACTGA
- a CDS encoding acetyl-CoA C-acetyltransferase yields MIVAGARTPMGRLLGSLRTFSGADLGAVAIKAALDRAGIGGDQVQYVIMGQVLQAGAGQIPARQAAVKAGIPLNVPALTVNKVCLSGLDAIALADQLIRAGEFDVIVAGGQESMTNAPHLLPKSREGFKYGAVEMLDAMAHDGLTDAYEGIAMGESTEKHNTRLGIARPEQDEIAARSHQRAAAAQKNGLFEAEITPVEIPQRKGEPVLFSQDEGIRGETTTESLGKLRPAFAKDGTITAGTSSQISDGAAAVVVMSKAKAQELGLEWIAEIGAHGNVAGPDNSLQSQPSNAINHALKKDGLAVDDLDLIEINEAFAAVAVQSMKDLGVSPEKVNVNGGAIALGHPIGMSGARIVLHLALELRRRGGGVGAAALCGGGGQGDALIIRVPGK; encoded by the coding sequence GTGATCGTGGCGGGAGCGCGCACCCCCATGGGCCGGCTCCTGGGATCGCTGCGGACCTTCTCCGGCGCCGACCTGGGCGCCGTCGCCATCAAGGCGGCACTCGACCGGGCGGGCATCGGCGGCGACCAGGTGCAGTACGTGATCATGGGCCAGGTGCTCCAGGCCGGGGCAGGGCAGATCCCGGCACGCCAGGCCGCCGTCAAGGCCGGAATCCCCCTGAACGTCCCCGCGCTGACCGTCAACAAGGTCTGCCTCTCCGGTCTCGACGCCATCGCGCTGGCCGACCAGCTCATCCGCGCCGGCGAGTTCGACGTGATCGTCGCCGGTGGCCAGGAGTCCATGACCAACGCCCCGCACCTGCTCCCGAAGTCCCGTGAGGGATTCAAGTACGGCGCGGTCGAGATGCTTGACGCGATGGCGCACGACGGCCTCACGGACGCCTACGAAGGCATCGCCATGGGCGAGTCGACCGAGAAGCACAACACCCGTTTGGGTATCGCCCGACCGGAGCAGGACGAGATCGCCGCGCGCTCCCACCAGCGGGCCGCCGCCGCCCAGAAGAACGGGCTCTTCGAGGCCGAGATCACCCCCGTGGAGATCCCGCAGCGCAAGGGCGAGCCGGTCCTCTTCAGCCAGGACGAGGGCATCCGCGGCGAGACCACCACGGAGTCGCTCGGCAAGCTCCGCCCGGCCTTCGCCAAGGACGGCACGATCACCGCCGGCACCTCCTCGCAGATCTCCGACGGCGCCGCCGCGGTCGTCGTCATGAGCAAGGCCAAGGCCCAGGAGCTCGGCCTGGAGTGGATCGCGGAGATCGGCGCGCACGGCAATGTCGCGGGCCCGGACAACTCGCTCCAGTCCCAGCCCTCCAACGCCATCAACCACGCCCTGAAGAAGGACGGCCTGGCCGTCGACGATCTTGACCTGATCGAGATCAACGAGGCGTTCGCGGCCGTCGCCGTGCAGTCCATGAAGGACCTCGGAGTGTCCCCGGAAAAGGTGAATGTCAATGGCGGCGCCATTGCGCTGGGTCACCCGATCGGGATGTCCGGCGCCCGGATCGTGCTGCATCTCGCGCTGGAGCTGCGCCGGCGGGGCGGTGGCGTGGGTGCCGCCGCGCTGTGTGGTGGCGGCGGCCAGGGCGACGCGCTGATCATCCGCGTACCGGGTAAGTAA
- the meaB gene encoding methylmalonyl Co-A mutase-associated GTPase MeaB, which translates to MVDVPQLVEQARQGRPRAVARLISLVEGASPELREVMAALAPLTGNAYVVGLTGSPGVGKSTTTSALVTAYRKTGKRVGVLAVDPSSPFSGGALLGDRVRMSEHASDPGVYIRSMATRGHLGGLAWAAPQAIRVLDAAGCDVVLVETVGVGQSEVEIASQADTSVVLLAPGMGDGIQAAKAGILEIGDVYVVNKADRDGADATARELNHMLGLGESRTPGDWRPPIVKTVAARAEGIDEVVEALEKHRAWMEERGVLAQRRRSRAAHEVETIAVTALRERIGDLRGDQRLDALAERIVAGETDPYRAADELVDGLTNGG; encoded by the coding sequence ATGGTGGACGTCCCCCAGCTGGTGGAACAGGCGCGGCAGGGCCGGCCGAGGGCCGTGGCACGGCTGATCTCCCTCGTGGAGGGGGCGTCACCGGAGCTGCGCGAGGTGATGGCGGCGCTGGCCCCCCTCACCGGCAACGCGTATGTGGTCGGGCTGACCGGCTCGCCCGGTGTGGGCAAGTCCACCACCACCTCCGCGCTGGTGACGGCCTATCGCAAGACGGGCAAACGGGTCGGCGTGCTCGCCGTCGACCCGTCCTCGCCGTTCTCCGGCGGTGCGCTGCTCGGTGACCGGGTCCGGATGAGCGAACACGCCTCCGATCCCGGGGTCTACATCCGCTCCATGGCCACCCGCGGCCATCTGGGCGGCCTGGCCTGGGCCGCGCCCCAGGCCATCCGCGTCCTGGACGCGGCGGGCTGCGACGTGGTCCTCGTCGAGACGGTCGGCGTCGGCCAGTCCGAGGTGGAGATCGCCTCCCAGGCCGATACGAGCGTGGTGCTGCTCGCACCCGGCATGGGCGACGGCATCCAGGCGGCCAAGGCCGGAATCCTGGAGATCGGCGACGTCTACGTCGTCAACAAGGCGGACCGCGACGGGGCCGATGCGACCGCCCGCGAGCTCAACCACATGCTGGGGCTCGGCGAATCCCGTACGCCGGGTGACTGGCGGCCGCCCATCGTCAAGACGGTCGCGGCGCGGGCCGAGGGCATCGACGAGGTCGTCGAGGCGCTGGAGAAGCACCGGGCCTGGATGGAGGAGCGCGGCGTTCTGGCGCAGCGGCGGCGGTCCCGGGCGGCGCATGAGGTCGAGACGATCGCGGTCACGGCGCTGCGGGAGCGGATCGGTGATCTGCGGGGGGATCAGCGGCTCGATGCGTTGGCCGAGCGCATCGTTGCCGGGGAGACGGATCCTTATCGGGCGGCCGATGAGTTGGTTGATGGGCTGACTAACGGGGGTTGA
- a CDS encoding PepSY domain-containing protein, whose translation MKRHLIIATAAAAALVAGGTVTAVAVSADGSGSARSGAPVSARSAAHDTAAADSGTAHVQDGRSSIRMQDDDANGQEDRREARAAKVSAPDAAAAALKAVPGTVSGLDLDADRAGLVWEADVLGKDGKWHEVTLDAGNARVLNQHVDTDDDDDAQERAALQNARTDAASAARTAASHGTVTSVDLDDDDRGKAVWEVETITKDGKEHKLLVDPQTAKLSAVPAQSDDNDGADD comes from the coding sequence ATGAAGCGCCATCTGATCATCGCCACCGCCGCCGCGGCCGCCCTCGTCGCCGGCGGCACGGTCACCGCCGTCGCGGTCAGCGCCGACGGCTCCGGCAGCGCCCGGTCCGGCGCCCCGGTCTCGGCCCGGTCTGCCGCCCACGACACGGCGGCCGCCGACTCCGGCACCGCCCACGTGCAGGACGGCCGCTCCAGCATCCGTATGCAGGACGACGACGCCAACGGCCAGGAGGACCGCCGCGAGGCCCGCGCCGCCAAGGTCAGCGCGCCGGACGCCGCGGCCGCCGCCCTGAAGGCCGTCCCCGGCACCGTCTCCGGCCTCGACCTGGACGCGGACCGGGCCGGCCTGGTCTGGGAGGCGGACGTGCTGGGCAAGGACGGCAAGTGGCACGAGGTCACCCTCGACGCCGGCAACGCGCGGGTGCTCAACCAGCACGTCGACACCGACGATGACGACGACGCCCAGGAGCGCGCCGCGCTCCAGAACGCCCGCACCGACGCCGCCTCGGCCGCCCGTACCGCCGCCTCGCACGGCACCGTCACCTCCGTCGACCTGGACGACGACGACCGCGGCAAGGCGGTCTGGGAGGTCGAGACGATCACCAAGGACGGCAAGGAGCACAAGCTGCTGGTCGACCCGCAGACCGCCAAGCTGAGCGCCGTTCCGGCGCAGTCCGACGACAACGACGGCGCGGACGACTGA
- a CDS encoding response regulator transcription factor, producing MHPHVTQFRPPGPAAHRPYRLLIVEDEKRLALSLAKGLMAEGYAVDVVHDGLAGLHQASAESYDLVVLDIMLPGMNGYRVCGALRAAGDEVPILMLTAKDGEYDEAEGLDTGADDYLTKPFSYVVLVARVKALLRRRGRTAPPVLRVGALAIDQGARRVERDGAEVTLTTKEFAVLEQLAVRAGEVVSKAEILEHVWDFAYEGDVNIIEVYVSALRRKLGAGHIVTVRGAGYRLVAGG from the coding sequence ATGCACCCGCACGTCACGCAGTTCCGCCCGCCCGGCCCCGCCGCACACCGTCCGTACCGGCTCCTGATCGTGGAGGACGAGAAGCGGCTGGCCCTGTCACTGGCCAAGGGGCTGATGGCCGAGGGCTATGCGGTCGATGTGGTGCACGACGGTCTGGCGGGGCTCCACCAGGCGAGTGCGGAGAGCTACGACCTGGTCGTGCTGGACATCATGCTGCCGGGGATGAACGGCTACCGCGTCTGCGGGGCGCTGCGTGCGGCCGGTGATGAGGTGCCGATTCTGATGCTGACCGCGAAGGACGGCGAGTACGACGAGGCCGAGGGGCTGGACACCGGCGCCGATGACTATCTGACCAAGCCGTTCTCGTATGTGGTGCTGGTGGCGCGGGTGAAGGCGCTGTTGCGCAGGCGCGGCCGGACCGCGCCCCCGGTGCTGCGGGTGGGGGCGCTGGCCATCGACCAGGGGGCCCGGCGGGTCGAGCGGGACGGCGCCGAGGTGACGCTGACGACGAAGGAGTTCGCCGTGCTGGAGCAGCTGGCGGTGCGGGCGGGCGAGGTGGTTTCCAAGGCGGAGATCCTGGAGCACGTCTGGGACTTCGCCTATGAGGGCGATGTCAACATCATCGAGGTGTACGTGAGCGCCCTGCGGCGCAAGCTCGGCGCGGGCCACATCGTGACGGTGCGCGGCGCGGGATACCGGCTGGTGGCCGGTGGGTAG
- a CDS encoding sensor histidine kinase — translation MGSVRARAAAGATVVVALALIAAGTAVLLVLRGNLQNQAGLEAEVAAREVAVQIATGTPYDKLDLPDGEEHPVVVAAEDGRVRAVGEDVRAVDGKRVGAAQGAGSVAPPAAEDEDDEDDDRALKPGEVDDDVRYRDGTADVDGTVADYRFAVIEAKDTRGEQATVRAGAALAPEQDAVGSVRDAMLLGLPLLLVVVAGVTWLVTRRALRPVEGIRGEMAAITASTDLSRRVPVPSSKDEIGRLARTTNETLAALESAVERQRRFVADASHELRSPIASLRTQLEVGVAHPELLDVPGAVEDTVRLQRLAADLLLLARLDAGERPGGTRVDLAAMVREESSQRVADRVPVRTGELASAEVAGSRGQLGRVLGNLLDNAQRHAVASVRVAVVREGEWAVLRVEDDGPGVPESERERIFERFVRLDDARARDDGGAGLGLAIARDVAVRHGGSLAVRTGSVFELRLPVA, via the coding sequence CTGGGCTCGGTACGGGCCAGGGCGGCGGCCGGGGCGACCGTGGTGGTGGCCCTGGCACTGATCGCGGCGGGTACGGCGGTGCTGCTGGTGCTGCGCGGCAATCTCCAGAACCAGGCGGGGCTGGAGGCGGAGGTCGCGGCGCGTGAGGTGGCCGTGCAGATCGCGACGGGAACGCCGTACGACAAGCTGGATCTGCCGGACGGCGAGGAGCATCCGGTGGTGGTCGCCGCCGAGGACGGGCGGGTGCGGGCGGTCGGTGAGGACGTGCGGGCCGTCGACGGGAAGCGGGTGGGCGCCGCCCAGGGGGCGGGGAGCGTCGCGCCGCCGGCGGCGGAGGACGAGGACGACGAGGACGACGACCGTGCGCTGAAGCCGGGTGAGGTCGATGACGACGTCCGGTACCGGGACGGGACCGCGGATGTCGACGGGACGGTGGCCGACTACCGGTTCGCGGTGATCGAGGCCAAGGACACCCGCGGTGAGCAGGCGACGGTGCGCGCGGGGGCGGCGCTGGCGCCGGAACAGGACGCCGTCGGATCGGTGCGGGACGCCATGCTGCTGGGGCTGCCGCTGCTGCTCGTGGTGGTCGCGGGGGTGACCTGGCTGGTGACCCGGCGGGCGCTGCGGCCGGTGGAGGGGATCCGCGGGGAGATGGCCGCGATCACGGCGAGTACGGATCTGAGCCGGCGGGTGCCGGTGCCGTCGTCGAAGGACGAGATCGGCCGGCTGGCCCGGACGACCAACGAGACGCTGGCGGCGCTGGAGTCGGCCGTGGAGCGCCAGCGGCGGTTCGTCGCGGACGCCTCGCACGAGCTGCGCAGTCCGATCGCGAGCCTGCGGACGCAGCTGGAAGTGGGGGTGGCCCACCCGGAGTTGCTGGATGTGCCGGGCGCGGTGGAGGACACCGTACGGCTCCAGCGGCTGGCGGCCGATCTGCTGCTGCTGGCCCGGCTGGACGCGGGGGAGCGGCCGGGCGGGACCCGGGTGGATCTGGCGGCGATGGTGCGCGAGGAGAGTTCGCAGCGGGTCGCGGACCGGGTGCCGGTGCGGACCGGGGAGCTGGCGAGCGCGGAAGTGGCGGGATCCCGCGGCCAGTTGGGCCGGGTGCTGGGGAATCTGCTGGACAACGCGCAGCGGCATGCCGTCGCATCCGTGCGGGTGGCCGTGGTGCGCGAGGGGGAGTGGGCGGTGCTGCGGGTCGAGGACGACGGGCCCGGGGTGCCGGAGAGCGAGCGGGAGCGGATCTTCGAGCGGTTCGTCCGGCTCGATGACGCCCGGGCCCGGGACGACGGCGGGGCCGGGCTGGGGCTGGCCATCGCGCGGGATGTCGCGGTGCGGCACGGGGGTTCGCTGGCGGTGCGCACGGGCTCGGTGTTCGAGCTGCGGCTGCCGGTGGCCTGA
- a CDS encoding MarR family winged helix-turn-helix transcriptional regulator produces MTTDSDTPWLTDQEQCAWRTHLDVSRLLMHQLERDLQPFGLTNNDYEILVNLSEAEDRRLRMSDLAASTLQSKSRLSHQITRMENAGLVRRESCESDRRGLYAVLTDEGWDTMRRVAPHHVASVRKHFIDLFTSEDLQALRSSLTPVAEHLRKERGGL; encoded by the coding sequence ATGACGACCGACAGCGACACCCCCTGGCTGACCGACCAGGAGCAGTGTGCCTGGCGCACCCACCTCGATGTCAGCAGGCTGCTGATGCACCAACTCGAGCGGGATCTGCAACCGTTCGGCCTGACGAACAACGACTACGAGATCCTGGTCAACCTCTCCGAGGCCGAGGACCGACGCCTCCGGATGAGCGACCTGGCAGCCAGCACCCTCCAGTCCAAGAGCCGTCTCTCCCACCAGATCACCCGGATGGAGAACGCCGGGCTGGTGCGCCGGGAGAGTTGCGAGTCGGACCGCCGTGGCCTCTACGCCGTCCTCACCGACGAAGGCTGGGACACCATGCGCCGGGTCGCCCCGCACCATGTCGCCTCGGTCCGCAAGCACTTCATCGACCTCTTCACGTCCGAGGACCTCCAGGCGCTGCGCAGCTCGCTCACTCCGGTGGCCGAGCACCTCCGCAAGGAGCGCGGCGGCCTCTGA